One Triticum dicoccoides isolate Atlit2015 ecotype Zavitan chromosome 5B, WEW_v2.0, whole genome shotgun sequence genomic window carries:
- the LOC119310954 gene encoding cytochrome b561 and DOMON domain-containing protein At3g25290-like: protein MAMLVLALLPLFATSASAAGGCAAEASLSSPNGNAYAACSDLPRLGATVHWTYDRAAGSLSVAFVAAPAAPGGWVAWGLNPFGEGMAGAQALLAAPSSSSGAWAVRTYNISGYALGAPGPIAFPATGLAAELGADGRVRVSGTLSVGQGASVLNQVWQVGPTVSGDGIPAPHAMGGDNLAAKAKLDLVRQTSTSSDSGGSDLARERNIHGILNAVSWGLLLPMGAIFARYLKTFRSADPAWFYLHVTCQIIGYGVGVAGWATGINLGNASNGVTYGLHRSIGIAVFALATLQVFALFLRPRKDHKCRVYWNAYHHAVGYAVIILGIMNIFKGMAILGVEQRWRTAYVAAVWVLGAVAVTLEAVTWSVVIRRREAEQHGKTLHGAA from the exons ATGGCCATGCTCGTGCTCGCGCTACTCCCCCTGTTCGCCACGTCCGCGTCCGCGGCGGGCGGCTGCGCGGCCGAGGCGTCATTGTCGTCGCCCAACGGAAACGCCTACGCGGCCTGCAGCGACCTGCCCCGCCTCGGCGCGACGGTGCACTGGACCTACGACCGCGCCGCGGGGTCCCTCTCCGTCGCGTTCGTCGCCGCGCCGGCCGCCCCGGGCGGGTGGGTGGCGTGGGGGCTCAACCCGTTCGGCGAAGGCATGGCCGGGGCGCAGGCGCTGCTCGCCGCGCCTTCTTCCTCGTCCGGCGCGTGGGCCGTCCGGAcgtacaacatctccgggtacgcgCTAGGCGCGCCCGGGCCCATCGCGTTCCCGGCGACCGGCCTCGCCGCGGAGCTCGGCGCCGACGGCCGCGTCAGGGTCTCGGGGACGCTGAGCGTGGGTCAGGGCGCGTCCGTCCTGAACCAGGTCTGGCAGGTCGGGCCCACGGTGTCCGGGGACGGCATTCCCGCGCCGCACGCCATGGGCGGCGACAACCTGGCCGCCAAGGCGAAGCTGGATCTTGTCAGGCAGACCAGCACCTCCTCCGACTCCGGCGGCAGCGACCTCGCCAGGGAGCGCAAT ATCCATGGCATCCTCAACGCCGTGAGCTGGGGCCTGCTGCTGCCCATGGGAGCCATCTTCGCGAGGTACCTCAAGACGTTCAGGTCGGCGGACCCCGCGTGGTTCTACCTCCACGTCACCTGCCAGATCATCGGCTACGGCGTCGGGGTCGCCGGCTGGGCCACCGGCATCAACCTCGGCAACGCGTCCAACGGCGTCACCTACGGTCTCCACCGCAGCATCGGCATCGCCGTCTTCGCCCTCGCCACCCTACAA GTATTTGCGCTGTTCCTGAGGCCGAGGAAGGATCACAAGTGCCGCGTGTACTGGAACGCGTACCACCACGCGGTGGGCTACGCCGTCATCATCCTCGGCATCATGAACATCTTCAAGGGGATGGCCATCCTGGGCGTGGAGCAGCGGTGGAGGACCGCCTACGTCGCGGCCGTCTGGGTGCTCGGCGCGGTGGCGGTGACGCTGGAGGCGGTCACGTGGAGCGTGGTCATCAGGCGCCGCGAGGCCGAGCAGCACGGCAAGACCTTGCACGGCGCTGCCTAA